The genomic DNA CTGCTAACGTAGGAGGAGAAGTCCAAATTATTAATCGctactaatattctaaacgcgacagtttgtatggatgtttgttacactttaagcCTACTACTACTGGATCGAGTTATCAGAAGTTTGTAATTGAGATTgattataacctggattaacacataggctatgttttatcccgaaaaaattcatagtttccgcgggatttgtgaaaatctgaattccacagcgggcgatggaacgagctatgttaggagtatctgcgtgatcgaatcagaaatgaggagatccgcagaagaaccaaagtcaccgacatagctcaacgaactgcgaagctgaagtggcaatgggcggggcacatagttcgaagagccgatggacgttggggtcccaaattacacgcgggcgaagtcacgAACGAGCGTTAGTATGAACATAAATCTATTTATATGCCTGAGGCTGAGAATATTAATCGAGGTAGTCAAATTCCGTCatagtagattattattattgggtaACATTTGCTGACAAAATTCTTAAGCCTTAATCAGTATGCGATACGATTGtgaagaattatttatttaaaaaactaatagCTTTTTTTAGAAGGAAGGCATTATTCTGGTCTGTTATTACTTGAAAGTTATtgagttaagttttttttattattcttaagaagttagcccttgattacaatctcacttgatggtaagtggttatgcaatctaagatggaagcgggttaaaacttgttatgaggacgatgaaaatccacacccctttcggtttctacacgacatcgtaccaaaacgctaaatcgtttggcggtatttctttgtcggtcaattaagagaacctcaatcgtcgcagccggggatcgaactcaaggcatccgtcttgtaaaaccaccgcgcgtaccactgcgccacggagctgTCAAGAAGGCAAGGCAAGGGGTACCCCCTTACCTTATCAGTCGATacacgtccactgctggacttaggcctcttgcaagACCCTCCAaccacaacggtctcgagccgccagcatccagcggctccctgcaacccgcttgatatcctcggtccgcCTATTGGgctgtcgaccaacactgcgctttccggcgcggggttgccattccagcaccttgagacaccaacgtccatcggctcttcgaacaatatgagctgcccattgccacttcagcttcgcgactcgctgagctatgtcagtgactttttgcggatctcctcattcatgattcgatcgcgcagagaaactccaagcatagctctaTCGCCCTCTGAGTGACTATTgctcttatcatcatcatcatcagtatcattaaaattcgaacctacatcctccgaatcgaagacaaaGGCCAATTCCACTGGACTACTAAGTATTACTCTAAACTAAAGAAAATACCTAGAAATCAAGTTGAAGTAAGTTTGAAGCTATTCTCTCATTTctgcttaattttattcatatctaaCCGTATTTACATGGTTGAGTATTCAACATTTAAATGTAGAAACATACATCAATCCATATTCTCTCGGTTATGCTCACAATAATATAAGATTTCGAATATTTACATTCGCAGGACAACCGTCATATATATGCTAATAAAGGATATATTCTAATTTAGTTTATATCCAGTTTCGCACAATGTCGGACACGAAGCAAACAGTTCGCAAAGTTCTCAAGAAAATATTCGAGGAACAAAATATAAGTCCTCGAGACGTCGAAGTTGTGCCAACAAGTTCTGACGGCGCGAACTATACCACGGAACTATTCTACGTCAACGTTACTTTACCGCAACAAGATCTGAAGTTGTTCGCAAAGGTGGCGTGCATAGGAGACGCGATAAGAGGCATGGTCAACGCGTCTTGGTTGTACGCGACAGAGATTTTCGTTTACACGCAAATCGCAAAGATCTACAACGCAATAGAACGCAAAAACAATGTACCGGAAGAGGATCGTTTCGTTTTCCCCAAATTTTATGGATACGACCCTGAAGATGGGAAGGAGACGGTTGTCATGGAGAACTTGTTAGAAGCAGGATACAAACTGCACGATAGACTGAAAGCTATGGATTGGGAACACATGGCCGTGGGTTTGGAGAGCTTGGCTAAATTCCACGCTCTCTCGTTTGCGTTTGAGAAATACTATCCCGAGGAGTTTGGTGAAATAACAAAGAATATGAGTTATGGAATGATAAGGTTGGCTGAGGCTAAAGAAATTAACGATGGAAATAACAATATGTGGAAAAGCATGGTGGACAGTGCTCTAGGTAGGTGGTGTGGCAATGGTGGTGGTGCTAAAGAAAATGATTTGTGAATGAAAGAAAGAACAACCCTTTATTCTTTCGTAGTGTCACATACAGTATAACCTATTTTAGATGcttgtgacaccaaacagaaagggtttacaggtTAGGCGTTCATTGCAAAAAAGCAATGCcaagcgctgattttcagctgaaacCCGGTTGACGTCACAGCCAGTTGAAATTACTAATCTAAATACTTAGCCTTCATTTGCAAGAGAGctttttaatggacgttaaaaCAGCATTCAAATATACCTAGTATGAAGTTAAGgtccgtccgcgtggaatttagtttttcataaatccctcgggcaaccatggatttttccgggataaatgtatcctacgtgttaatccaggcaataccaaatttcatctaattcggttcagtagtcgaggacAGAAAACATATCggtcgagacgtgaaagagtaacaaacattcatatcatcaaaatcatcagttttcgcaaatctcgggaaaccatagattttttcgggataaaaagtatcctatgtgttaatccagaataaaatctatttcctacAAACTttatcgtttataatattagtaggatttatttcttatctatacttataataaatctatagagagGAATTCAATTCTGTAcactaaatatatttccaaaataactatcaatcgatactgatgccaaaaatgcaatcagtaaaatttttgtccgtcTCTGTctgttcattatagaaacaaaaactattcgacggattttaaaactctggtacaattattcttcatactcctgggcaggttatagtatacttttcatcacactacgatctataggagcagagcagtgaagggaaatattgggaaaacgggagttactccatttttacagcgatactactgtaagtggtctaagggcggacgaaatcgcgggcgtccgctagtaactaatatataacagatgagggtatatatttctataccCGGATATATAGATCTTAGAACATAAAAAGTTATATTCGACAAAACTTATAAAATGCTGAACTTGTACTCGAAGATGGAATATTTCGCTCAAATATCGTTGAAAAATTagtaatatacagggtgctcggaagtatttcccataactctagggtaatATTctctaaggaaaattaattaaaaatgtctgaggaacatgtgttctaaaatgagtAGTTTAGATCTTAAATTATAATGCGTCCCTATAACATgacgtcgtcgtcatcaacccatattcggctcactgctgagctcaagtctcctctcagaatgagactggctaggccaatagtccaccacgctggcccaatgcggattagcagacttcacacacgcagagaattaagataattctctggtatgcaggtttcctcacgatgtttcccttcaccgattgagacacgtgatatttaatttcttaaaatgcacataactgaaaagttggaggtgcataccccggaccggattcgaacccacaccctctggaatcggaggcagaggtcatatccactgggctatcacggctctaactaACTAACTCTAACATGACGTAgctaaacttattcattgataaatatcatgaagtagcttactagtgaagtgtggagtgccagttgcaatatctcgtcgatatcgacagtcttaccactacgattacgtattttaaaatgcaaggatagatagataaaggcgtgtattagatggatagtcggaattatttgaattactttgtatgaagacataaaaggtttttttttagaaaaaaaaattagttatgcagttcggtataagtggacttgtcaacaccttgaagctcagaccaattattgtataggacctgcctcgctagatgttacttttctgtcaaagt from Bicyclus anynana chromosome 20, ilBicAnyn1.1, whole genome shotgun sequence includes the following:
- the LOC112044812 gene encoding uncharacterized protein LOC112044812 isoform X2 — translated: MSDTKQTVRKVLKKIFEEQNISPRDVEVVPTSSDGANYTTELFYVNVTLPQQDLKLFAKVACIGDAIRGMVNASWLYATEIFVYTQIAKIYNAIERKNNVPEEDRFVFPKFYGYDPEDGKETVVMENLLEAGYKLHDRLKAMDWEHMAVGLESLAKFHALSFAFEKYYPEEFGEITKNMSYGMIRLAEAKEINDGNNNMWKSMVDSALEVLDVELRDRVRRFAMNHRLVDKLEKPLGKPVIVHGDCKMPNFMFRRQDDRLQAIVVDYQTTHAGCPASDLMYYIFLGTDEEFRREHYERLLDHYHSSLEQALKRLAVDPSVYTREKLDSDMKELLPYAVLLGVVVLPVVTVESNAAPKVEGDADVNNFIMKPNELYAKRFSGIVNDCVRWGAI